In Drosophila subpulchrella strain 33 F10 #4 breed RU33 chromosome 3R, RU_Dsub_v1.1 Primary Assembly, whole genome shotgun sequence, the following are encoded in one genomic region:
- the LOC119546836 gene encoding uncharacterized protein LOC119546836 isoform X2 translates to MLRSRLIQAASSAQRAFSTSQKALAAKQMTVRDALNSALDEELARDDRVFILGEEVAQYDGAYKVSRGLWKKYGDKRVIDTPITEMGFAGIAVGAAMAGLRPVCEFMTWNFSMQAIDHAKILDCARPPVGDRPLPVSHIIESPRSTWLNEINDILHRDRVGEVIAPPQDKSKPDKMEAARLIVIRRRKMKKHKLKKLRRKMKFEWAKVRQRREMRKEKAFQGKLIAQIKQAEAFSAEQHVAEILRQANETPLPRFWKGRRLPAFIIKQKLGIK, encoded by the exons ATGCTCCGATCCCGACTCATCCAGGCGGCCAGCTCCGCCCAGCGAGCGTTCTCCACCAGCCAGAAGGCGCTGGCGGCCAAGCAGATGACCGTGCGGGATGCCCTCAACAGTGCTTTGGACGAGGAGTTGGCCCGCGACGACCGAGTCTTCATCCTGGGCGAGGAGGTGGCCCAGTACGATGGTGCCTACAAG GTATCCCGTGGACTGTGGAAGAAGTATGGCGACAAGCGCGTCATCGACACGCCAATCACAGAGATGGGCTTCGCCGGCATCGCCGTTGGAGCTGCCATGGCCGGTCTGCGACCTGTGTGCGAGTTCATGACCTGGAACTTCTCCATGCAGGCCATCGATCAC GCAAAGATACTCGATTGTGCCAGGCCGCCAGTCGGGGATCGGCCGCTGCCAGTGAGCCACATTATTGAGAGTCCTCGATCCACCTGGCTCAACGAGATCAACGACATCCTGCACAGAGATCGAGTGGGCGAGGTGATTGCCCCGCCGCAGGACAAGAGCAAGCCGGACAAGATGGAGGCAGCTCGCCTCATCGTCATTCGGCGGCGCAAGATGAAGAAGCACAAGCTAAAGAAGCTTCGCCGCAAGATGAAGTTCGAGTGGGCCAAGGTGCGCCAACGTCGCGAGATGCGCAAGGAGAAGGCCTTCCAGGGCAAGCTGATTGCCCAGATTAAGCAGGCGGAAGCCTTTAGCGCGGAGCAGCACGTGGCCGAGATCTTGAGGCAAGCCAACGAGACACCACTGCCACGATTCTGGAAAGGACGCCGCCTGCCAGCATTTATCATTAAGCAGAAACTAGGCATTAAGTGA
- the LOC119546836 gene encoding pyruvate dehydrogenase E1 component subunit beta, mitochondrial isoform X1, whose translation MLRSRLIQAASSAQRAFSTSQKALAAKQMTVRDALNSALDEELARDDRVFILGEEVAQYDGAYKVSRGLWKKYGDKRVIDTPITEMGFAGIAVGAAMAGLRPVCEFMTWNFSMQAIDHIINSAAKTFYMSAGAVNVPIVFRGPNGAASGVAAQHSQCFAAWYAHCPGLKVISPYDSEDARGLLKAAIRDPDPVVFLENELVYGTAFPVADNVSDKDFVVPIGKAKIMRPGKDITLVAHSKAVETSLLAAAELAKKGIEAEVINLRSIRPLDTATIFASVRKTHHLVTVENGWPQHGVGAEICARIMEDQTFFELDAPVWRCAGVDVPMPYAKTLEAHALPRVQDLVEATLKVLGGKAGKAVAAAK comes from the exons ATGCTCCGATCCCGACTCATCCAGGCGGCCAGCTCCGCCCAGCGAGCGTTCTCCACCAGCCAGAAGGCGCTGGCGGCCAAGCAGATGACCGTGCGGGATGCCCTCAACAGTGCTTTGGACGAGGAGTTGGCCCGCGACGACCGAGTCTTCATCCTGGGCGAGGAGGTGGCCCAGTACGATGGTGCCTACAAG GTATCCCGTGGACTGTGGAAGAAGTATGGCGACAAGCGCGTCATCGACACGCCAATCACAGAGATGGGCTTCGCCGGCATCGCCGTTGGAGCTGCCATGGCCGGTCTGCGACCTGTGTGCGAGTTCATGACCTGGAACTTCTCCATGCAGGCCATCGATCAC ATTATCAACTCGGCCGCCAAGACCTTCTACATGTCCGCTGGTGCCGTAAACGTGCCGATTGTGTTCCGTGGCCCGAATGGAGCCGCTTCCGGAGTGGCCGCCCAGCACTCGCAGTGCTTCGCCGCCTGGTACGCCCACTGCCCCGGCCTGAAGGTCATCTCGCCATACGATTCCGAGGATGCCCGTGGCCTGCTGAAGGCCGCTATCCGTGATCCCGATCCAGTGGTGTTCCTGGAGAACGAGCTGGTCTACGGTACCGCTTTCCCTGTGGCCGACAACGTGTCCGATAAGGACTTCGTGGTGCCCATCGGCAAGGCGAAGATCATGCGGCCGGGCAAGGACATCACCCTTGTGGCGCATTCCAAGGCGGTGGAGACATCGCTGCTGGCGGCTGCAGAGCTGGCCAAGAAGG GTATTGAGGCCGAGGTCATCAACCTGCGCTCCATTCGTCCACTGGACACGGCTACCATCTTCGCCTCCGTTCGAAAGACCCACCACTTGGTCACCGTGGAGAACGGCTGGCCACAGCACG gcGTTGGAGCTGAGATCTGCGCCCGCATTATGGAGGACCAGACCTTCTTCGAGCTGGACGCCCCCGTGTGGCGTTGCGCTGGAGTGGATGTGCCCATGCCATACGCCAAGACGTTGGAGGCGCACGCCCTGCCCCGAGTGCAGGATCTGGTGGAGGCGACCCTCAAGGTTCTGGGCGGCAAGGCGGGCAAGGCCGTGGCCGCCGCCAAGTAG